A region of Selenomonadales bacterium 4137-cl DNA encodes the following proteins:
- a CDS encoding shikimate dehydrogenase: MITGKTRVCAVIGWPVEHSLSPAIHNAAFAAAGLDYAYIPLAVAPGGLAAAVAGFRAAGFAGINVTVPHKVNIIPLLDALDRSAELVGAVNTVVFADGRATGYNTDLAGFVNSLLADGVAITGRRAMLLGAGGAARAVAWGFLEHGAAAVTVAARDALKATAFAASFPAGAVAGCGWQGEPFAAVLGNCDILVNCTPLGMYPNVNEEVPLNWAALSPGATVCDLIYTPALTGFLARARERGHQTVGGAGMLIEQGAAAFALWTGREASRAAMRTAFDKALRR; this comes from the coding sequence GTGATTACCGGCAAAACCAGGGTATGCGCCGTCATCGGCTGGCCGGTGGAGCATTCCCTCTCGCCCGCCATCCACAACGCCGCTTTCGCCGCCGCCGGGCTCGACTACGCCTACATCCCCCTGGCCGTCGCCCCCGGCGGCCTGGCTGCCGCGGTCGCGGGCTTCAGGGCCGCCGGTTTCGCCGGCATCAACGTCACCGTGCCGCACAAGGTGAACATCATCCCGCTCCTGGATGCGCTCGATCGCAGCGCCGAGCTGGTAGGAGCGGTCAACACCGTCGTCTTCGCCGACGGCCGGGCGACTGGCTACAACACCGACCTGGCGGGATTCGTCAACTCGCTGCTCGCCGACGGGGTAGCGATAACCGGCCGGCGGGCCATGCTTCTCGGCGCCGGCGGCGCCGCCCGCGCCGTCGCCTGGGGTTTCCTCGAACACGGGGCGGCGGCCGTAACCGTCGCCGCCCGCGACGCTTTGAAAGCGACGGCTTTCGCCGCCTCCTTCCCCGCCGGTGCGGTCGCCGGCTGCGGCTGGCAGGGCGAACCTTTCGCCGCCGTCCTCGGGAACTGCGACATCCTTGTCAACTGCACCCCGCTCGGCATGTACCCGAACGTTAACGAGGAGGTGCCGCTGAACTGGGCGGCCTTAAGCCCGGGAGCGACCGTCTGCGATCTCATTTACACGCCGGCGCTGACCGGATTCCTGGCCCGCGCCCGCGAGCGCGGGCACCAGACCGTGGGCGGCGCCGGCATGCTCATCGAGCAGGGGGCGGCAGCCTTCGCCCTCTGGACAGGCAGGGAAGCGTCCCGCGCGGCGATGCGCACCGCTTTTGACAAGGCTTTGCGCCGATAG
- a CDS encoding N-acetylmuramoyl-L-alanine amidase produces MARIMLDPGHDGAVDPGAIGAGGTQEAVMAMTFCEELARILASRGHEVELTRYGPDAEMESLTKRAVKANAWGADVLLSVHYNAFVSAGAHGFEVWTTSGHTHSDDLATLIYNNITAIVPEVPGRPDMSDGDPDKEENFTVITVAAMPAVLIELLFITNPTEEMLANDATFRQRQQEAIALAVDQFLGVA; encoded by the coding sequence ATGGCCAGAATAATGCTTGACCCCGGCCACGACGGAGCGGTAGACCCCGGAGCGATCGGTGCAGGCGGCACCCAGGAGGCTGTCATGGCCATGACCTTCTGTGAGGAGCTCGCCCGCATCCTGGCCAGCCGCGGCCATGAGGTAGAACTGACCCGATACGGCCCAGACGCCGAAATGGAGAGCCTGACCAAACGGGCCGTAAAGGCGAACGCCTGGGGCGCGGATGTTCTTCTGTCCGTCCACTACAATGCCTTTGTCAGCGCCGGTGCTCATGGCTTCGAGGTGTGGACCACCAGCGGACACACCCACAGCGACGACCTAGCCACGCTGATTTACAACAACATAACTGCAATTGTTCCGGAAGTTCCCGGCCGGCCGGATATGTCCGACGGAGATCCGGACAAGGAAGAAAATTTCACCGTCATCACGGTAGCCGCCATGCCGGCTGTGCTCATTGAGTTGCTGTTCATCACCAACCCGACCGAGGAGATGCTGGCCAACGACGCCACATTCCGGCAGCGGCAGCAAGAAGCCATCGCCCTGGCTGTCGATCAGTTCCTGGGGGTGGCGTAA
- a CDS encoding sigma-70 family RNA polymerase sigma factor has translation MLGTAPDVVAEAVEIQCEQERLNKQISRLSNREKWVLEMRFGMPDGGKKTQRDIAKMLGISRSYVSRIEKRAIGKLSKNLSAEDGQY, from the coding sequence GTGCTCGGCACCGCCCCCGACGTGGTGGCCGAGGCGGTGGAGATCCAGTGCGAGCAGGAGCGGCTCAACAAGCAGATAAGCCGCCTGAGCAACCGGGAGAAATGGGTGCTGGAGATGCGGTTCGGCATGCCGGACGGCGGCAAGAAGACGCAGCGCGACATCGCCAAGATGCTCGGTATCTCCCGTTCATATGTCTCGCGGATCGAGAAGCGGGCCATCGGCAAACTCAGCAAGAATCTGTCCGCCGAGGACGGCCAGTATTAG
- a CDS encoding DUF6527 family protein: protein MAKAKISQHSVRFWCPGCKSYHLVSIKPANPNGWDFAGDAERPTLSPSILVNGIAQFHNPAVPRCHSFVREGKIQFLSDCTHELAGQTVELPEVEEGE, encoded by the coding sequence GTGGCAAAAGCCAAAATCTCGCAGCATAGTGTCCGCTTCTGGTGTCCCGGATGCAAAAGTTATCACCTGGTGTCGATCAAGCCAGCCAATCCGAACGGCTGGGACTTCGCCGGCGACGCCGAACGGCCGACGTTGAGTCCGTCGATACTGGTGAACGGGATAGCGCAATTCCACAACCCGGCCGTGCCGCGTTGCCATAGCTTTGTCCGTGAAGGCAAAATCCAGTTCCTCAGCGATTGCACCCACGAACTGGCCGGGCAGACGGTAGAACTTCCGGAGGTGGAAGAAGGTGAATGA
- a CDS encoding DUF4376 domain-containing protein: protein MKIYHYHPDTGIYLGEGEADKCPVSGVNLIPAFATSEAPPAAGENQYAAFENGAWVAKNVQQPGPDHEPTPAEAAIIKRAAINAERNRREQLGFTYLDKTFDSDQTSVIRINAAVNTAVAAILSEGSFTVTWTCADNTTIDLDAQHLLALAAALAAHSDGLHQTARTLKAAVDAALDAGKTAAEIEALPTWTE, encoded by the coding sequence ATGAAGATTTACCATTACCACCCGGACACCGGCATTTACCTGGGCGAGGGCGAGGCCGACAAATGCCCGGTGTCCGGCGTTAATCTTATCCCGGCTTTTGCAACGTCCGAAGCGCCGCCGGCCGCCGGTGAGAATCAGTATGCGGCGTTTGAAAACGGCGCGTGGGTGGCCAAGAACGTGCAGCAGCCCGGTCCCGACCATGAGCCGACGCCGGCTGAAGCCGCCATCATCAAGCGTGCCGCCATCAACGCCGAGCGCAACCGGCGGGAACAGCTTGGCTTCACCTATCTCGACAAAACCTTCGACAGCGACCAGACCAGCGTTATCCGCATCAACGCCGCGGTCAACACGGCCGTCGCTGCCATCTTGTCCGAGGGTTCGTTCACTGTCACCTGGACATGCGCGGACAACACGACCATCGACCTCGATGCGCAGCATCTCCTCGCTCTTGCGGCGGCTCTGGCGGCGCACTCCGACGGCCTACACCAGACGGCCCGGACGCTGAAGGCGGCCGTTGACGCTGCCCTGGATGCCGGCAAGACAGCGGCGGAGATCGAAGCACTGCCGACCTGGACGGAGTAA
- a CDS encoding carbon-nitrogen family hydrolase yields the protein MKIAMVQMRIIAGDVAANRARGLALAAEAAANAAVVVLPEIWTTGYALRQVADMAEDQDGPTLTGMREIAAREGVTVVAGSLALRRQGRIYNESVVIGPDGSTIANYAKIHLFSMTGEERFFAAGDRRCLFDVGGLRAGLAICYDLRFPELFRLLAGDGAQVVFMPSEWPLVRALPWQVLCRARAMENQTYICAVNCVGEHRGSPFAGQSLLIAPDGEIVAAGGAEEAVIYGEIDPAAVAAVRETMKVWQDRRPEVYL from the coding sequence ATGAAAATCGCCATGGTCCAGATGCGCATCATCGCCGGCGACGTCGCCGCCAACCGCGCCCGCGGCTTGGCCCTTGCCGCCGAGGCGGCCGCAAACGCCGCCGTCGTCGTGCTGCCCGAGATATGGACAACCGGCTATGCGCTGCGCCAGGTGGCGGATATGGCCGAGGACCAGGATGGCCCGACTCTGACCGGGATGCGGGAGATCGCCGCCCGGGAGGGCGTGACGGTAGTCGCCGGGTCGCTTGCGTTGCGCCGTCAAGGACGGATATATAACGAATCGGTCGTTATCGGTCCGGACGGGTCGACGATCGCTAATTACGCCAAAATACACCTATTCAGTATGACGGGCGAGGAGCGCTTCTTCGCCGCCGGCGACCGCCGCTGCCTGTTCGATGTCGGCGGTCTGAGGGCCGGCCTGGCGATCTGCTACGATCTCAGGTTCCCCGAGCTTTTCCGCTTGCTGGCCGGCGACGGCGCCCAGGTCGTCTTCATGCCGTCGGAGTGGCCGCTTGTCCGCGCCCTGCCCTGGCAGGTACTTTGCCGCGCCAGGGCGATGGAGAATCAGACCTACATCTGCGCCGTCAACTGCGTCGGCGAGCACCGCGGCAGCCCCTTCGCCGGCCAGTCGCTCCTTATCGCGCCTGACGGCGAGATCGTCGCCGCCGGCGGAGCGGAGGAGGCGGTTATCTACGGCGAAATCGACCCCGCCGCCGTGGCCGCGGTGCGGGAAACGATGAAGGTCTGGCAGGACCGCCGGCCGGAGGTGTACCTGTGA
- a CDS encoding YqeG family HAD IIIA-type phosphatase — MYRLLCPNLAVDSLFEIDLDSLADQGIRGVIFDLDNTIIPWDSREMDAAIVAWLEDVLARGFKVAIVSNNWRGRVREIAARFGLPFFSRAYKPAKTGFRKALAELKLEPGETAVIGDQLFTDVLGGNRMGLLTIWVKPLTAHEFIGTRIHRRFERLAVRMLRARGLMK; from the coding sequence TTGTATCGCCTGCTATGCCCTAACCTGGCGGTCGACTCCCTGTTCGAGATCGACCTTGACTCTCTGGCTGACCAGGGAATTCGCGGGGTGATCTTTGACCTCGACAATACCATCATCCCCTGGGACAGCCGTGAGATGGACGCCGCCATTGTCGCCTGGCTGGAGGACGTGCTGGCCAGGGGCTTCAAGGTGGCTATCGTTTCCAACAATTGGCGGGGGCGGGTGCGGGAGATCGCCGCCCGTTTCGGCCTGCCGTTCTTTTCACGGGCGTACAAGCCCGCCAAGACAGGCTTCAGGAAGGCTTTGGCCGAACTTAAGCTCGAGCCCGGTGAGACGGCGGTGATCGGCGACCAACTGTTCACCGACGTACTTGGCGGCAACCGTATGGGGCTGCTGACTATCTGGGTCAAACCGCTCACCGCCCACGAATTTATCGGCACCCGCATCCACCGTCGCTTCGAGAGGCTGGCGGTGAGGATGCTACGGGCGAGAGGGCTGATGAAGTAA
- a CDS encoding DUF3467 domain-containing protein produces MEKPVYYTNRIGIGVSNLDFSLVVARKLASSSPDKEDTEEVLCTILMSPQHAKIFTELLCKNVKQYEDLFGTIVVNPDEEKFKKMQDIQGK; encoded by the coding sequence ATGGAAAAGCCAGTATATTATACTAACCGGATTGGTATCGGTGTTTCAAATCTTGATTTTTCGCTCGTTGTTGCTCGAAAACTAGCAAGCAGCTCACCTGATAAGGAAGATACAGAGGAAGTTCTGTGTACAATATTAATGAGTCCACAGCATGCAAAAATTTTTACCGAGTTGTTATGTAAAAATGTTAAACAATATGAAGACTTATTTGGAACGATTGTGGTTAATCCCGACGAAGAAAAATTTAAGAAAATGCAGGATATTCAAGGCAAGTAA
- a CDS encoding phage tail protein I yields MGKTIFDVNWIDLIPASISGDANVKAISAAVSPQLQEVSAAIAECVLLARIDELDEQVLDLLAWQWHVDFYDLSLTLAKKRNLVRTAIKWHRKKGTKAAVQAMVSTVFSNGIVTEWFEYGGEPYYFRVETDEIISEAAAYDRLVKVIEAAKNKRSWLESVIVRRTWSGTTYFGAAQVFGKTLTLYPVAFTMETVTGPAYFGCAMHSGKLLSLEVS; encoded by the coding sequence ATGGGCAAAACGATCTTCGATGTCAACTGGATCGACCTGATTCCGGCTTCGATCAGTGGCGACGCCAACGTGAAGGCCATATCGGCCGCCGTCAGCCCGCAATTGCAGGAGGTCAGCGCCGCGATCGCCGAGTGCGTTCTGTTGGCCCGGATTGACGAGTTGGACGAGCAGGTCCTCGATCTTCTTGCCTGGCAATGGCATGTGGATTTCTACGACCTGAGCCTTACGCTGGCCAAGAAAAGGAACCTCGTGCGGACGGCTATCAAGTGGCACCGCAAAAAGGGCACCAAGGCGGCGGTTCAGGCCATGGTGTCGACTGTGTTTTCGAATGGGATTGTCACCGAATGGTTTGAATACGGCGGCGAGCCGTATTACTTCCGGGTGGAAACAGACGAAATAATTTCTGAGGCCGCAGCCTATGACCGGTTGGTGAAGGTAATAGAGGCCGCGAAAAATAAGCGGTCGTGGCTCGAAAGCGTCATCGTGAGACGGACCTGGTCGGGCACCACATACTTCGGCGCTGCGCAGGTATTCGGCAAAACGCTCACCCTCTACCCGGTCGCATTCACCATGGAAACGGTCACCGGGCCCGCGTATTTCGGCTGCGCAATGCATAGCGGCAAATTACTGAGTTTGGAGGTATCGTGA